A genomic region of Candidatus Marimicrobium litorale contains the following coding sequences:
- a CDS encoding acetyl-CoA carboxylase biotin carboxyl carrier protein subunit, translating into MLVDIIAEVTGTVWTVSAVVGQTLASDEEVLVIESMKMEIPICTGESGTLQELLVVKGDVVQEGAVIARLEVGGA; encoded by the coding sequence ATGTTGGTCGATATTATCGCTGAAGTTACGGGAACGGTTTGGACGGTGTCTGCAGTCGTGGGGCAGACACTGGCGTCAGACGAAGAGGTCTTGGTGATAGAGAGTATGAAGATGGAAATCCCGATCTGCACCGGGGAGAGCGGTACGTTGCAGGAGTTGCTGGTTGTGAAGGGAGATGTGGTTCAGGAGGGGGCAGTGATTGCCCGTCTCGAGGTCGGGGGCGCTTAG
- a CDS encoding class I adenylate-forming enzyme family protein — MFSRIDDYLDYHARVHAEVVFVTHEQQSFTFSRARERIDHIAGRLAASGLAKGDRLALLGRNSIEFFFMYLACARLGVVPVGINYRLTPRECAFIIEDSTAKVVFADEELIAPVAKVCPRISAICLYGNQTGFPSFQSWLGEVAPPMERTLLQSQDVMSQMYTSGTTGQPKGVLLSHGNIISNVYQTALGSEYTWAPGDEFLLVAPMYHAAGIMIGYTGVLQGLTLVIHREYDSARVVETLHSRPISAVTLVPAMLQMIVETIPRLDSMQFPDLRLIYYGASPIAVPLLRRVIDIFECDFTQGYGQTEANSIVAMLSASDHRRALTDRPDLLESCGRAAFDTELVIVDGQGQALPVQRTGEIVVRGPQVMQGYWNNAEATDQAVQNGWLHTGDVGRLDAEGYLTIVARVKDLIISGGENVYPVEIENVLTTHPGIIDAAVIGVSHRKWGEVPLAILVVKGATPPDEKLLQAFCRKQLATFKVPTYCHFIDQIPRNPSGKILKQQLRDDIGIHYDE; from the coding sequence ATGTTCAGTCGAATCGATGACTACCTTGATTACCATGCTCGTGTTCACGCTGAGGTGGTTTTTGTTACCCATGAACAGCAGAGTTTTACGTTTTCGCGTGCGCGTGAGCGTATCGATCATATAGCGGGACGGCTTGCGGCCAGTGGTCTGGCAAAAGGTGACCGCCTTGCTCTACTGGGCAGGAATTCCATCGAGTTCTTTTTTATGTACCTGGCCTGCGCACGTCTCGGGGTGGTGCCGGTGGGTATCAACTATCGCCTGACCCCCCGTGAGTGTGCCTTCATTATCGAGGACTCTACCGCCAAAGTGGTGTTTGCGGACGAGGAATTAATCGCGCCGGTAGCGAAGGTCTGTCCTCGAATTTCTGCTATTTGCCTCTACGGTAATCAGACCGGATTTCCCTCTTTTCAGAGCTGGCTTGGCGAGGTGGCTCCGCCAATGGAGCGCACTTTGTTGCAGTCGCAGGATGTCATGTCGCAGATGTACACAAGTGGCACCACTGGTCAGCCAAAGGGTGTGCTCCTCAGCCATGGCAATATCATTAGCAATGTTTATCAGACTGCCCTTGGCAGCGAGTACACGTGGGCGCCGGGTGATGAGTTCCTGCTGGTAGCGCCCATGTACCACGCTGCCGGAATTATGATCGGTTACACAGGCGTCTTACAGGGCCTCACTCTGGTCATCCATCGAGAATACGACTCTGCGCGAGTTGTGGAAACTCTGCACAGCAGACCTATCTCAGCGGTGACGCTGGTGCCAGCCATGTTACAGATGATCGTTGAGACAATACCTCGCCTTGATTCGATGCAATTTCCCGACCTGCGCCTGATCTATTACGGGGCGTCTCCCATTGCGGTGCCGTTGCTGCGCCGGGTCATTGATATCTTCGAGTGCGATTTCACCCAGGGTTATGGCCAAACCGAAGCCAATTCGATCGTGGCCATGTTGTCAGCGTCAGATCATCGCCGGGCGCTGACGGATCGGCCTGACTTACTGGAGAGCTGCGGCCGAGCCGCTTTTGATACGGAGCTGGTGATTGTCGATGGACAGGGTCAAGCATTGCCAGTGCAGCGTACTGGTGAAATTGTCGTCCGGGGCCCTCAGGTTATGCAGGGTTATTGGAACAATGCGGAGGCAACAGATCAGGCCGTGCAGAACGGATGGCTGCATACGGGGGACGTGGGCAGGCTAGACGCTGAGGGCTATCTCACTATCGTGGCCCGCGTCAAAGACCTGATTATTTCCGGGGGTGAAAATGTTTACCCGGTGGAGATCGAGAATGTACTCACGACGCATCCCGGCATCATTGATGCCGCTGTAATCGGCGTCAGCCATCGCAAGTGGGGAGAGGTGCCCCTTGCCATACTTGTTGTTAAGGGCGCAACCCCCCCCGACGAGAAACTGCTGCAAGCGTTTTGCAGGAAGCAGCTAGCGACCTTCAAGGTGCCGACTTACTGTCATTTTATCGACCAGATACCACGCAACCCAAGCGGAAAAATCCTTAAACAACAACTAAGAGACGATATCGGAATCCACTATGACGAATGA
- a CDS encoding acyl-CoA carboxylase subunit beta, with product MPSFQSSLSTASPAYADNRADMLALIDTLNRARSRAEAVSEKRRPRFSERGQLTPRERLQRLLDPGMPFLDMYGLANFLVDTPDREASIPGASLLAGIGFVSGIRVMILVDDSGISAGAATPTTGEKIEACLDVALRHKLPFIHLVESAGADLFAYRVESWARAGGMFYRHALLSAAGIPTITVLHGPATAGGAYMPGMSDYVIAVKGRGRASLGGVALVRAATGEISDEEELAGTDMHASVSGLVEYTAEDDAESLFLARQLVERLDWNARCEQVTPVSFEEPCFAPEEIAGLVPVDYRKPYDVREIIARITDASNFEEFKSRYGASTVCAHAAIYGNACGIIANNGPIDPDGATKAAQFMQLCDQADMPVIFLSNTTGYMVGKKYEQAGMIKHGAKMIQAVSNIDVPRITLYIGASFGAGNYGMCGIGYDPDFLFTWPNATTGVMGGEQAALTMEQVARSGARRRGQDVDEDALQAQNQKLISYFDNQSDAFYTSGRMLDQGMIDPRDTRRVLGFALATCWESRHRTLRGNSYGIARM from the coding sequence ATGCCTTCGTTCCAATCTAGCTTGAGCACGGCGTCGCCGGCCTACGCGGACAACCGCGCGGATATGCTGGCTTTAATAGATACATTGAACCGGGCGCGTAGCCGGGCAGAAGCCGTGTCCGAAAAGCGTCGTCCCCGCTTTTCCGAGCGCGGCCAGTTGACTCCGCGGGAGCGCCTGCAGCGCCTATTGGACCCGGGTATGCCGTTCCTTGATATGTATGGGCTTGCGAATTTTTTGGTGGATACACCAGATCGGGAAGCTTCGATTCCCGGTGCAAGCCTGCTTGCGGGTATCGGGTTTGTCAGCGGCATCCGCGTGATGATATTGGTAGATGACAGCGGCATCAGTGCGGGTGCTGCGACGCCCACAACAGGCGAGAAGATTGAGGCCTGTCTCGACGTCGCGCTGCGCCACAAGTTGCCCTTTATCCACCTGGTCGAAAGTGCGGGCGCCGATCTGTTCGCCTACAGGGTCGAGTCCTGGGCCCGCGCCGGTGGAATGTTTTATCGGCACGCTCTGCTCAGTGCCGCAGGAATCCCTACTATTACAGTATTACACGGGCCGGCCACCGCTGGGGGAGCTTATATGCCGGGTATGAGTGACTACGTAATTGCCGTCAAGGGCAGGGGCAGGGCGTCGCTGGGCGGGGTGGCTCTGGTGCGGGCGGCTACCGGCGAGATTTCCGACGAGGAAGAACTTGCCGGCACTGATATGCATGCCTCTGTATCGGGGCTGGTGGAATACACCGCCGAGGATGACGCAGAATCATTATTTTTAGCACGCCAATTAGTAGAACGACTCGACTGGAACGCGCGTTGTGAACAAGTCACTCCTGTATCGTTTGAGGAGCCTTGCTTTGCTCCGGAGGAAATTGCGGGATTGGTGCCAGTGGATTACCGCAAGCCCTACGACGTGCGCGAGATAATTGCCCGCATCACAGATGCCTCCAACTTCGAAGAGTTCAAATCTCGCTACGGCGCGTCTACCGTTTGTGCCCATGCTGCAATCTATGGAAATGCCTGTGGCATTATTGCGAATAATGGGCCGATTGACCCCGACGGCGCGACTAAAGCCGCTCAGTTTATGCAGCTGTGTGACCAGGCCGATATGCCAGTGATTTTTCTCAGCAACACCACCGGCTACATGGTCGGTAAGAAATATGAACAGGCAGGCATGATCAAGCATGGAGCCAAGATGATTCAGGCGGTGTCCAATATTGACGTACCGAGAATCACACTCTATATCGGCGCCAGTTTCGGAGCCGGTAATTACGGCATGTGCGGCATCGGATACGACCCTGATTTCCTGTTTACCTGGCCTAACGCCACAACCGGTGTAATGGGGGGGGAGCAGGCGGCGCTGACAATGGAACAGGTGGCCCGCAGTGGCGCCCGGCGGCGTGGCCAGGACGTAGACGAAGACGCACTGCAAGCGCAGAATCAGAAATTGATCAGCTACTTCGATAATCAGTCCGATGCTTTTTATACCTCCGGACGCATGCTCGATCAGGGCATGATTGATCCCAGGGATACCCGACGGGTCCTGGGTTTTGCATTGGCGACCTGCTGGGAGTCGCGGCATAGAACACTGCGAGGCAACAGTTATGGCATTGCCAGGATGTAG
- a CDS encoding acetoacetate decarboxylase family protein, with translation MTNVNFSGAQFGVDAQPYVLPPYQYRNNEMFTLKVETDRDCLEAIVPEPLKVNADNIMAIYVGMLHVTEPSQISYGEAGIMVPVTLDDRVGTFMPILYLDEVELLTAGREVWGFPKVRGDIFIQRDEHGVVARVSEGGTDIITMKMNFEREGEPIPVYDREHFLLKSIPSVDGCGYDIRQINTCKVRDDKRKEILEGQASLALSSTTRNPLGEIPIRKVVSSVYTVGDILLDRGEVIYDYLAESS, from the coding sequence ATGACTAACGTTAACTTCAGTGGCGCACAGTTCGGTGTGGATGCTCAACCCTATGTCTTGCCGCCGTATCAGTATCGCAACAACGAGATGTTTACTCTGAAGGTAGAGACCGACCGGGATTGCCTGGAAGCGATCGTGCCCGAGCCCCTGAAAGTCAATGCGGACAATATAATGGCTATTTACGTGGGGATGCTGCACGTGACTGAACCTTCACAGATCAGTTATGGCGAGGCGGGCATTATGGTGCCCGTGACGCTGGATGATCGAGTGGGGACATTCATGCCGATACTGTACCTCGACGAGGTGGAGTTGCTCACTGCCGGGCGCGAGGTCTGGGGCTTTCCCAAGGTTCGTGGCGATATTTTTATTCAGCGCGATGAGCACGGTGTCGTTGCCCGAGTTTCCGAGGGAGGCACAGATATAATTACTATGAAAATGAACTTTGAGCGAGAGGGGGAGCCGATACCTGTATACGATCGGGAGCACTTCCTGTTGAAGTCCATCCCCTCTGTAGACGGGTGTGGCTATGACATTCGTCAGATCAACACGTGCAAGGTGCGCGACGACAAGCGTAAGGAAATACTGGAGGGGCAAGCCAGTCTCGCTTTGTCCTCGACAACCCGGAACCCTCTGGGTGAGATTCCCATCAGAAAGGTGGTCAGCTCCGTCTACACGGTGGGGGATATTTTGCTAGATCGGGGTGAGGTCATTTACGATTACTTGGCGGAGTCGAGCTGA
- a CDS encoding AMP-binding protein has translation MVFDSRFPEVEQCVLGYQLQRWARERPNQTAILFHGGETWSWNQTFEMTRRAAAGLRKLGVGKGDHVLSWQPNNREALLTWFGLNYLGAVYVPINVAYKGQLLQHVVELANARLLICHADLVSRLSDIDLGTLKDMVVTHGAGSIDGIRCHGADALVADEPLSDMPEVVAPWDTQYIIFTSGTTGPSKAVLSSYMQGYSMGPEAHPYVTGEDRCLVNMPLFHAGGTIYVIMTLARGGACYIDSHFKTEDFWPTVRLNGITSTCLVAAMIPFLLKLPASDDDRNHPLKKALCVPWNEDGRAIGKRHGIEVRTCFNMTEISGPLVSEPFPEKSGTCGRARPGVEVRVVDENDCEVGPGVTGELILRTDRPWSLNHGYYRNPEATAVAWRNGWFHTGDGFRYDSDGNFYFVDRIKDSIRRRGENISSFEVENEITAYPAVREAAAVGIPSEFGEDDVMVLVSAVDGQLIDPINLFRFLEPRMAHFMLPRYIRIVPELPKTPTSKVMKHLLKEEGLTANTWDREAAGITVKREKIGN, from the coding sequence ATGGTTTTCGATTCACGTTTTCCAGAGGTCGAGCAGTGCGTGCTGGGTTACCAGCTGCAGCGCTGGGCGCGAGAGCGACCGAACCAGACAGCGATTCTTTTCCACGGCGGGGAAACCTGGAGTTGGAATCAAACCTTTGAAATGACGCGTCGTGCGGCGGCGGGTTTGCGAAAACTTGGTGTTGGCAAGGGCGACCATGTGTTGTCCTGGCAGCCGAACAATCGAGAGGCGTTGTTGACCTGGTTCGGACTGAATTATCTCGGTGCGGTATATGTCCCCATCAACGTCGCCTACAAGGGGCAGTTGTTGCAACATGTTGTGGAATTAGCCAATGCGCGCTTGCTGATTTGCCATGCAGACCTGGTATCGCGCCTGAGCGATATTGATCTCGGCACACTGAAAGACATGGTCGTTACCCATGGTGCCGGCAGCATCGACGGTATTCGTTGTCATGGAGCTGATGCTCTTGTAGCCGACGAGCCCCTGTCAGATATGCCCGAGGTCGTGGCGCCCTGGGATACCCAGTATATTATCTTTACGTCCGGTACCACTGGCCCCTCCAAAGCGGTGCTGTCTTCCTATATGCAGGGTTACTCTATGGGGCCGGAAGCGCACCCCTATGTTACTGGTGAAGACCGTTGCCTGGTCAATATGCCCCTGTTTCATGCGGGCGGCACTATCTACGTCATAATGACTCTGGCTCGCGGCGGTGCCTGCTACATTGATAGCCACTTCAAGACGGAAGATTTCTGGCCTACGGTGCGTCTCAATGGCATTACCTCCACTTGTCTGGTGGCAGCAATGATACCGTTCCTGCTCAAGCTGCCAGCCTCTGACGACGACCGCAATCACCCCCTCAAGAAAGCCCTGTGTGTGCCGTGGAACGAAGACGGTCGGGCTATAGGCAAGCGTCACGGTATCGAAGTGCGAACCTGCTTCAATATGACAGAAATTTCCGGTCCGCTTGTGTCAGAACCTTTTCCTGAAAAAAGTGGTACTTGTGGGCGTGCTCGCCCCGGTGTCGAGGTGAGGGTGGTCGACGAGAACGATTGTGAGGTGGGTCCGGGTGTAACGGGGGAATTGATTCTGCGCACCGACCGCCCATGGTCACTTAATCACGGTTACTACAGGAACCCTGAGGCAACGGCTGTGGCTTGGCGTAATGGCTGGTTTCATACCGGTGATGGTTTCCGTTATGACTCTGACGGCAACTTTTATTTTGTCGATCGCATCAAGGACTCTATTCGGCGCCGGGGAGAAAACATATCCTCCTTCGAAGTGGAAAATGAAATTACTGCCTACCCCGCTGTGCGTGAAGCGGCTGCCGTTGGTATACCTAGCGAGTTTGGGGAGGACGACGTGATGGTGCTGGTGTCGGCGGTCGACGGCCAGTTAATCGATCCGATAAATCTGTTCCGGTTTCTCGAGCCACGCATGGCGCACTTTATGTTGCCGCGCTATATCCGCATTGTGCCCGAGCTACCCAAGACGCCCACCTCCAAGGTAATGAAACACCTTCTAAAGGAGGAGGGATTAACCGCGAATACGTGGGATCGGGAAGCGGCCGGTATTACAGTCAAGCGAGAGAAGATCGGAAATTGA
- a CDS encoding SDR family NAD(P)-dependent oxidoreductase codes for MQVTGGRFENKVVIVTGAAGDIGRETTRRFAAEGATVAAVDSDADRVRALAAGLRKDGLQVIALRADVSREEDVERYVEMTCTEFGGVDILFNNAGVEGEAGDISECDLADFDRVMGVNVRGVLLGMKYVVPVMRARGGGAIVNTASVAGLSGASLISSYCASKHAVIGLTRSVAMQQGPNNIRVNAVCPAAMTGRMMTSIENKMSPGDADTVRDAVLGTIPMGRYARPGDVASMVTHLCSDEASFLNGGAYPVDGGATA; via the coding sequence ATGCAGGTAACGGGTGGTCGATTTGAAAACAAGGTGGTGATCGTGACCGGTGCAGCCGGGGATATTGGGCGCGAGACAACGCGCCGATTTGCCGCAGAGGGCGCCACCGTTGCCGCGGTGGACTCCGACGCAGACCGGGTCAGAGCGTTGGCTGCAGGCCTTCGGAAGGACGGCTTGCAAGTAATTGCATTAAGAGCGGATGTCTCCCGGGAAGAGGATGTTGAGCGCTATGTTGAGATGACCTGCACCGAGTTCGGCGGCGTGGATATTCTGTTCAACAATGCCGGTGTCGAGGGTGAGGCCGGTGATATAAGCGAGTGCGATCTGGCGGATTTCGACCGGGTAATGGGTGTTAATGTTCGCGGTGTATTGCTTGGCATGAAATACGTCGTGCCTGTCATGCGTGCGCGGGGCGGCGGCGCTATCGTCAACACTGCTTCGGTTGCCGGTCTATCCGGCGCGTCCCTGATCAGCAGTTACTGCGCCAGCAAGCACGCGGTCATCGGGTTGACCCGTTCGGTGGCCATGCAGCAGGGGCCGAACAATATTCGGGTGAATGCTGTGTGTCCGGCCGCCATGACCGGCCGCATGATGACCTCCATCGAGAATAAGATGAGCCCCGGTGACGCAGATACCGTCCGTGACGCCGTACTTGGAACCATTCCGATGGGCCGATACGCAAGGCCAGGAGATGTTGCCAGTATGGTCACGCACCTGTGCAGTGACGAGGCGAGTTTTTTGAACGGAGGCGCCTATCCGGTTGATGGGGGCGCGACTGCCTAA
- a CDS encoding enoyl-CoA hydratase encodes MTNEAKVLYDVQDNIAVITLNRPKQRNAQDLDLLNELDAIWMQAAADKQVKVIVLNGNGPHFSAGHDITKPAMDQVTSIDWDGEPVADLYEYEAEVFLGYCSKWRNIPKPTIAAVHGACIAAGLMLIWPCDIIIAADNARFSDPVVAMGIGGVEYHAHTWEFGARKAKEMLFTSSFIDAATAEKLGMVNKVVALDDLNAEVMSMAETIAKQPAFGLAMAKRAVNRTQDIQGYQNSLEAAFDMHQLGHGNCIAATGKPIFVNLEEMKKVTKDGGKS; translated from the coding sequence ATGACGAATGAAGCTAAGGTCCTCTACGACGTACAGGACAACATCGCGGTGATTACTCTCAACCGTCCCAAGCAGCGCAATGCGCAAGACCTGGATTTGCTCAACGAGCTTGACGCGATCTGGATGCAGGCGGCTGCCGACAAACAGGTGAAGGTGATTGTGCTCAACGGCAACGGTCCGCATTTTTCTGCGGGGCACGATATTACCAAGCCGGCGATGGATCAGGTGACCAGTATCGACTGGGACGGTGAGCCAGTGGCTGATCTTTACGAATACGAGGCAGAGGTATTTCTTGGTTATTGCAGTAAATGGCGCAATATACCTAAGCCGACTATCGCAGCAGTGCACGGGGCCTGCATCGCAGCGGGTCTGATGTTGATCTGGCCCTGCGATATTATCATCGCTGCAGACAATGCACGTTTTAGCGACCCGGTGGTTGCTATGGGTATTGGTGGGGTGGAATACCACGCTCATACGTGGGAGTTCGGAGCGAGAAAGGCAAAGGAAATGCTCTTTACCAGCAGTTTTATCGACGCCGCAACCGCAGAGAAACTTGGCATGGTCAACAAAGTCGTTGCCCTTGATGACCTGAATGCAGAGGTAATGAGCATGGCGGAGACGATCGCGAAACAGCCCGCGTTCGGTCTAGCGATGGCCAAGCGGGCGGTCAACCGCACACAGGATATTCAGGGTTATCAAAATTCATTGGAGGCAGCTTTCGATATGCATCAGCTAGGTCACGGCAACTGCATTGCCGCGACCGGAAAGCCCATTTTTGTCAACCTCGAAGAGATGAAAAAAGTGACCAAGGACGGCGGGAAAAGCTAA